In the genome of Candidatus Reidiella endopervernicosa, one region contains:
- a CDS encoding PhnA domain-containing protein, with protein sequence MSVESELQSRSESKCELCCATEGLGIYEVPPSSDGIADQCLMICTTCNDQLNNPDKADPNHWRCLNESMWSQVPAVQVVAWRMLTRLRSEGWPQDLLDMLYLEPDMQSWAEATGEGVGDESGIKHLDSNGAQLEAGDTVTLIKDLNVKGANFTAKRGTAVRGISLVADNAEHIEGRVNGQQIVILTKFVKKSN encoded by the coding sequence ATGAGCGTTGAATCCGAACTGCAGAGTCGCAGCGAATCGAAGTGCGAACTCTGTTGCGCTACTGAGGGACTGGGGATCTATGAGGTGCCACCCAGCTCTGACGGTATTGCTGATCAGTGCCTGATGATCTGCACAACCTGCAACGATCAGCTCAACAACCCAGACAAGGCCGACCCCAACCACTGGCGTTGTCTCAATGAGAGCATGTGGAGTCAGGTGCCCGCTGTACAGGTCGTCGCCTGGCGTATGCTGACACGCCTCCGCAGTGAGGGGTGGCCCCAGGATCTGCTCGATATGCTCTACCTCGAACCAGATATGCAGAGCTGGGCCGAGGCGACCGGTGAGGGCGTAGGTGATGAGAGTGGTATCAAACACCTCGACAGCAACGGTGCACAGCTTGAGGCGGGCGATACCGTCACCCTGATCAAGGATCTCAACGTCAAGGGCGCCAACTTCACCGCAAAACGTGGCACAGCCGTACGTGGTATCTCACTGGTTGCTGATAATGCAGAACATATCGAGGGGAGGGTAAACGGTCAGCAGATCGTGATTTTGACCAAATTTGTTAAGAAGTCGAACTGA
- a CDS encoding RNA recognition motif domain-containing protein, translating into MIVRNLHERVTESELETLFKAFRKKADITLVAKAAKGASCRYGLALFHSKRHAQSAIKQLDGKPLHGQPVILREFIARSYGNERRTLGWRNRKWPGEERRRHERRFSDTKKPIDSFDEWLEESENRVPTGR; encoded by the coding sequence GTGATCGTTCGTAATCTGCATGAGCGGGTGACGGAGTCGGAGTTGGAGACGCTGTTTAAGGCGTTTCGAAAAAAAGCGGATATCACGTTGGTGGCAAAGGCTGCAAAGGGTGCCTCATGTCGGTACGGATTGGCTCTTTTTCACTCAAAACGACACGCACAAAGTGCGATTAAACAGCTTGATGGGAAACCATTGCATGGACAGCCAGTGATTCTTAGAGAATTTATTGCGCGTAGTTACGGCAATGAGCGTCGTACGTTGGGATGGCGGAACAGAAAGTGGCCTGGAGAGGAGCGGAGACGACATGAGCGCCGTTTCAGCGACACCAAGAAACCGATTGATAGTTTTGATGAGTGGTTAGAAGAGAGTGAAAACAGAGTGCCGACGGGAAGGTAG
- a CDS encoding gamma carbonic anhydrase family protein codes for MAVRSYKGITPTLEAGSYVDEQAAVIGDVVLGEQSSVWPMAVLRGDVNKIRIGRRSNIQDGTVCHVTHRHPANPEGNPLIIGDDVTIGHNVTLHGCTIGNGCLIGMGSTILDGAVLEEGVLLGAGSLVAPNKRLEGGYLWLGSPVKRVRVLTEKELAWFSYSAEHYRKLKEDYITEE; via the coding sequence GTGGCTGTTCGCAGTTACAAGGGCATCACGCCGACCCTCGAGGCGGGTAGCTATGTCGATGAGCAGGCCGCTGTTATCGGTGATGTGGTACTCGGTGAGCAGAGTTCGGTCTGGCCGATGGCGGTGCTGCGTGGTGATGTGAACAAGATTCGTATCGGCAGACGTAGCAATATTCAGGATGGCACGGTCTGCCACGTCACCCACCGCCACCCCGCAAACCCAGAGGGTAATCCACTGATCATCGGTGACGATGTGACTATCGGACACAACGTCACCCTGCACGGATGCACCATTGGTAACGGCTGCCTGATCGGTATGGGATCGACCATTCTCGATGGCGCAGTATTAGAGGAGGGGGTACTGCTCGGTGCCGGTAGTCTGGTCGCTCCCAACAAGCGGCTGGAGGGGGGCTATCTCTGGCTCGGCTCTCCGGTTAAGCGAGTCAGAGTGCTCACAGAAAAAGAGCTGGCCTGGTTCAGTTACTCGGCTGAGCACTATAGAAAGCTGAAAGAGGACTATATTACTGAGGAATAG
- the gorA gene encoding glutathione-disulfide reductase → MGKHYDLIAIGGGSGGLSAAERAALYGKKTAVVEQARLGGTCVNVGCVPKKVMWFGAGIAHALHDAKDYGFDVDVKGFDWGELVKKREGYIGGINDWFHTYLKDSNIDEIVGTASFVDAHTLEVGGEQYTADHIVIAPGGTPVVPDIPGAEHGIDSNGFFELTEQPKRAVIVGAGYIAVELAGLLNGLGTEVSLLLRRDHFLSSFDCMLRETLMEDMVNSGVNIMSQTQIERIEKQDDGKLHIHCQSGVELTGVDSLIWAIGREPLSGPLNLDAAGVEHNEQSYIPTDEFQNTNVENVYAVGDVTGRAQLTPVAIAAARRLSDRLFNNQPERKLDYENIATVVFSHPPIGTVGLSETQAQEEHGTAAVKCYQTRFTPMSHAFTEHKVSTAMKLVCVGAQEKVVGVHIIGPGADEMLQGFAVAVKMGATKEDFDNTVAIHPTSSEELVTLR, encoded by the coding sequence ATGGGTAAGCACTACGATCTGATCGCCATTGGTGGCGGCAGCGGCGGTCTTTCGGCAGCAGAGCGGGCAGCGCTATACGGTAAAAAGACGGCTGTGGTCGAACAGGCACGACTCGGTGGTACCTGCGTCAATGTTGGTTGTGTGCCGAAGAAGGTGATGTGGTTCGGTGCTGGCATTGCCCACGCCCTGCATGATGCCAAGGACTACGGTTTTGATGTCGATGTGAAGGGTTTCGACTGGGGCGAGCTGGTCAAGAAACGTGAGGGTTACATCGGCGGTATCAACGACTGGTTCCACACCTACCTGAAGGACTCGAACATCGATGAGATTGTCGGTACGGCGAGCTTTGTAGATGCCCACACCCTTGAGGTTGGGGGAGAGCAGTACACCGCCGATCATATCGTCATCGCACCGGGTGGTACGCCGGTAGTGCCTGACATTCCCGGCGCTGAGCATGGCATTGATTCCAACGGATTTTTTGAGCTCACCGAGCAGCCAAAGCGCGCTGTAATCGTCGGTGCGGGTTACATCGCCGTTGAACTTGCGGGACTGCTTAATGGACTCGGTACTGAGGTTTCTCTGCTGCTGCGTCGTGATCATTTCCTCTCCAGCTTTGACTGCATGCTGCGGGAGACGCTGATGGAGGATATGGTCAACAGTGGCGTGAATATCATGTCGCAGACTCAGATCGAACGCATTGAAAAGCAGGATGATGGCAAGCTCCATATCCACTGCCAGAGTGGCGTTGAGCTGACCGGCGTCGACAGTTTGATCTGGGCGATTGGTCGTGAGCCGTTGAGTGGCCCGCTAAACCTCGATGCGGCTGGGGTCGAACATAACGAGCAGAGTTATATTCCCACCGATGAGTTTCAGAACACCAACGTTGAAAACGTCTACGCGGTCGGTGATGTGACTGGGCGTGCGCAGCTCACCCCCGTCGCGATAGCCGCAGCACGCCGCCTCTCCGACCGTCTCTTCAATAACCAGCCAGAGCGAAAGCTCGACTACGAAAACATCGCTACCGTGGTCTTTAGCCATCCACCGATCGGCACTGTGGGGCTTAGCGAGACGCAGGCGCAGGAGGAGCACGGTACGGCGGCTGTGAAGTGTTACCAGACTCGTTTTACCCCGATGTCACACGCCTTCACAGAGCATAAGGTGAGCACCGCGATGAAGCTGGTCTGCGTCGGTGCGCAGGAGAAGGTTGTAGGGGTGCACATCATCGGCCCCGGTGCCGATGAGATGCTGCAGGGCTTTGCCGTGGCGGTGAAGATGGGCGCGACCAAGGAGGACTTCGATAATACCGTGGCGATTCACCCGACCAGCTCCGAGGAGCTGGTGACACTTCGCTAG
- a CDS encoding methyl-accepting chemotaxis protein produces MRKNLPVTGNNVDFSDDANILSTTNLKGQISYINEDFIEISGFEESELMDQPHNIVRHPDMPPAAFDDLWKTIKGGESWMGMVKNRCKNGDHYWVDAFATPIRDGGSTIEYQSVRMKPEAEYVERADKLYAQLNAGKTPSSIKPSALGLKGSLILIVLAALLPLLIAALMESSLIGTVLALLVSAAIGIVGIQLVMRPMQHAIEEARSIVSNPVAQQVYTGQRGEGGEVRLAIKLVRSQLKAVLGRISDAVKQLETTSQSLSGNVTLTKAGVSHQESETNLVATAVTELAASALEVARNAQNAAEGTQVASQDADNGRRVVSETIDTISELAKEVERSSEVIQKLQSDSEEIGTVLDVIRGIAEQTNLLALNAAIEAARAGEQGRGFAVVADEVRNLASRTSSATLEIQEMIERLQTGTGEAVTVMNSGREKAQRGVERAAEAGASLDTITQAVSNINDMNAQIANAANEQSTVVEEINEHVNTISEVNELTVDSMESTAQTSDQIEQMAKNLQLLSKQFN; encoded by the coding sequence ATGCGTAAGAACCTGCCTGTAACCGGTAATAACGTCGATTTTTCAGACGATGCAAATATCCTCTCGACGACCAACCTCAAGGGTCAAATCAGCTACATCAACGAAGACTTCATCGAGATCAGCGGCTTTGAAGAGTCAGAACTGATGGATCAGCCGCACAATATTGTGCGCCACCCCGATATGCCACCGGCCGCATTTGATGACCTATGGAAGACCATCAAGGGTGGTGAATCGTGGATGGGTATGGTGAAGAACCGCTGTAAAAACGGTGATCACTACTGGGTTGATGCCTTTGCCACCCCAATACGCGATGGCGGCAGCACCATCGAGTACCAGTCGGTACGCATGAAGCCGGAAGCCGAGTATGTCGAGCGTGCCGATAAACTCTACGCTCAACTCAACGCCGGCAAGACCCCCAGCTCCATCAAGCCCTCAGCCCTGGGGCTCAAGGGGAGCCTTATCCTCATCGTCCTCGCTGCACTGCTTCCACTTCTGATTGCTGCACTGATGGAGAGCTCGCTCATTGGTACCGTACTGGCGCTGCTCGTATCCGCTGCCATTGGCATTGTCGGCATTCAGCTGGTGATGCGTCCGATGCAGCATGCAATCGAGGAGGCACGCAGCATCGTCTCAAATCCCGTTGCTCAGCAGGTCTATACCGGCCAGCGCGGAGAAGGTGGCGAGGTGCGTCTGGCGATCAAACTGGTTCGTTCACAACTCAAAGCGGTACTGGGTCGTATCAGCGATGCAGTCAAACAGCTCGAGACCACCTCACAGAGCCTCTCCGGCAACGTCACCCTGACCAAGGCGGGTGTCTCCCATCAGGAGAGCGAGACCAATCTGGTCGCCACCGCCGTGACCGAGCTGGCCGCCTCAGCGCTCGAGGTGGCACGCAACGCACAGAATGCTGCCGAGGGGACCCAAGTTGCCAGTCAGGATGCTGACAACGGCCGTCGCGTGGTCTCTGAGACGATCGACACTATCAGTGAGCTGGCCAAGGAGGTGGAACGCTCCTCCGAGGTGATCCAGAAGCTGCAGTCCGACAGCGAGGAGATCGGTACCGTGCTCGATGTGATTCGTGGCATCGCTGAGCAGACCAACCTGCTGGCACTCAATGCCGCCATTGAGGCGGCTCGTGCCGGTGAGCAGGGGCGTGGTTTTGCGGTGGTTGCCGACGAGGTGCGCAATCTCGCCTCACGCACCTCCTCAGCCACACTCGAGATCCAGGAAATGATCGAACGGCTGCAGACTGGGACCGGTGAAGCCGTAACGGTGATGAATAGCGGGCGCGAGAAGGCACAGCGCGGAGTAGAGCGTGCGGCCGAGGCGGGTGCCTCACTCGATACCATTACCCAGGCGGTCAGCAACATCAACGACATGAACGCCCAGATCGCCAACGCCGCCAATGAGCAGAGCACCGTGGTCGAGGAGATCAATGAGCACGTCAACACCATCAGTGAGGTCAACGAACTCACAGTCGACAGCATGGAGAGTACCGCCCAGACCAGTGATCAGATCGAACAGATGGCGAAAAACCTGCAGCTGCTCTCCAAACAGTTCAACTAA
- a CDS encoding methyl-accepting chemotaxis protein: MRKNHPVTGQEILFPSEANILSTTDLKGQITYCNDDFINISGYTEEELLGKAHNLVRHPDMPSPAFQDLWDTLSKRQSWMGIVKNRCKNGDHYWVDAFATPITRNGEVTEYQSVRSKPSRSLVERAEKLYQNLNAGKVPTALKRRNLPIHYRLFLITLLSLLPPVLYTLIADQPATTGMLGALLISLVIGVSGTLLATRKLRQVSRQARGVIDNKIMQHVYTGDMSESGELTLAMKVLQSEKAAILGRMSNAVEQMKTMSGQLSDTSSTTHGEIQNQEQQTTQIATAISELSASAQEVAESATQAAEAAQHANSSASEGRQVVEQNITSIRELAAEVERSAEVIDQLAKDSDGIGGVLDVIQGIAEQTNLLALNAAIEAARAGEQGRGFAVVADEVRTLASRTQESTQEIQSMIERLQSGARSAVTAMEKGREKGQEGVEQAGRAGQALNEISDSVITISDMNSQIASAASEQSTVSEEINRSIHAIIEINDQISVYMSETISACGENSDIAEEMSLLSTHFRNQLQS, translated from the coding sequence ATGCGCAAAAATCATCCCGTCACCGGTCAAGAGATCCTCTTCCCCAGTGAGGCCAACATCCTCTCTACTACCGATCTGAAGGGCCAGATCACCTACTGCAACGACGATTTCATCAACATCAGCGGCTACACCGAAGAGGAGCTGCTGGGAAAAGCCCACAATCTAGTACGCCATCCCGATATGCCATCCCCCGCCTTCCAGGATCTCTGGGATACCCTGTCGAAGCGACAATCGTGGATGGGCATCGTAAAAAACCGCTGCAAAAATGGCGATCACTACTGGGTTGACGCCTTTGCCACCCCGATCACCCGCAACGGCGAGGTAACCGAGTATCAATCGGTGCGCAGCAAGCCATCACGCTCACTGGTTGAGCGCGCTGAAAAACTCTACCAGAACCTCAACGCAGGCAAGGTTCCCACCGCGCTGAAACGACGTAATCTTCCAATCCACTACCGCCTCTTCCTCATCACCTTACTCTCACTGCTTCCCCCTGTGCTCTACACCCTGATAGCCGATCAACCCGCCACCACTGGCATGCTGGGCGCGCTGCTTATCTCACTCGTTATCGGCGTCAGCGGAACATTACTTGCCACCCGCAAGCTACGTCAGGTCTCTCGTCAGGCACGTGGAGTCATCGACAACAAGATCATGCAGCACGTCTACACCGGCGATATGAGCGAGAGCGGTGAACTGACGTTGGCCATGAAGGTATTGCAGTCGGAGAAGGCCGCCATCCTAGGCCGTATGTCCAACGCGGTAGAGCAGATGAAGACGATGTCTGGGCAACTCTCCGACACCTCCAGTACCACTCACGGCGAGATCCAGAACCAGGAGCAACAGACCACCCAGATAGCCACCGCGATCAGTGAGCTCTCTGCCTCGGCACAGGAGGTCGCCGAGAGCGCCACTCAAGCCGCCGAAGCCGCGCAGCACGCCAACAGCAGCGCTAGCGAGGGGCGTCAGGTCGTCGAACAGAACATCACCTCAATCCGTGAACTCGCCGCCGAGGTCGAACGCTCTGCCGAGGTAATCGACCAGCTCGCCAAGGATAGTGATGGTATTGGCGGGGTACTGGATGTCATCCAAGGCATTGCCGAACAGACCAACCTTCTAGCACTCAACGCCGCCATTGAGGCCGCCCGCGCCGGTGAACAGGGTCGTGGCTTTGCCGTGGTGGCCGATGAGGTGCGCACCCTCGCCTCACGTACTCAGGAGTCGACTCAAGAGATCCAGAGCATGATCGAGCGATTACAGAGCGGGGCACGCAGCGCCGTCACCGCCATGGAGAAGGGTCGTGAGAAGGGCCAGGAGGGCGTTGAACAGGCGGGGCGTGCGGGGCAGGCACTTAACGAGATCAGCGACTCGGTGATCACCATCTCCGATATGAACAGTCAGATCGCCAGTGCTGCCAGCGAGCAGAGCACCGTCTCCGAGGAGATCAATCGTAGTATCCACGCGATTATCGAGATCAACGATCAGATCTCCGTCTATATGAGCGAGACGATCTCCGCCTGCGGTGAGAACTCCGATATCGCCGAAGAGATGAGCCTGCTCTCGACTCACTTCAGAAACCAACTCCAGTCATAA
- a CDS encoding methyl-accepting chemotaxis protein yields the protein MRNNQPVTEQEVPVSDESYILSTTNLKGQITYCNDGFVQISGFEKSELLNEPHNVVRHPDMPPAAFDDLWTTLKNGDSWKGIVKNRCKNGDYYWVDAFATPIFEDSKTVEYQSVRRHADEADVARAEKLYSQLSAGKSPNVLKRAKLCLGVKLGMLCGIGMLPLLLAALDESETAVVLMALAIAVAIIGGGIYWLLTPLRKLIAESRKTIDNPIAQWVYTGRRDEVGQLQLAMKMQRSEISAVLDRIDDSVKQIEETAEQLSASITLTKMGVGHQDEQTDQVATAVTQLSASAQEVARNTQQAAEQTQTATNEANHGSEVVTNTVSSINAIANEVGEASDVINRLKNESEDIGTVLDVIRGIAEQTNLLALNAAIEAARAGEQGRGFAVVADEVRTLASRTSSATLEIQTMIERLQDGATKAVTVMDTSRKRTQEGVDQSSEAGEALDTITRAISTISDMNAQIANAANEQSSVVTNIEENVSTITEVNELTVDGMQQTADASESLSKMARSLELMAKMFSGRAA from the coding sequence ATGCGTAATAACCAGCCTGTCACAGAGCAGGAAGTCCCAGTATCTGATGAGAGTTACATACTCTCCACCACCAATCTAAAGGGCCAGATTACCTATTGTAATGACGGTTTTGTGCAGATCAGTGGGTTTGAGAAAAGTGAGCTACTCAACGAGCCACACAATGTGGTGCGCCACCCCGATATGCCACCCGCCGCCTTCGATGATCTCTGGACGACATTGAAAAACGGTGACTCCTGGAAAGGTATCGTCAAGAATCGTTGCAAAAATGGTGACTACTACTGGGTCGACGCCTTTGCCACGCCAATCTTTGAAGATAGTAAGACGGTCGAATACCAATCGGTCCGCCGCCATGCTGATGAAGCGGATGTTGCACGCGCCGAGAAACTCTATTCACAGCTCAGTGCTGGCAAGAGTCCCAACGTACTTAAACGCGCCAAGCTCTGTCTCGGTGTCAAACTCGGCATGCTCTGCGGTATCGGCATGCTGCCGTTGCTGCTCGCTGCGCTCGATGAGAGCGAAACCGCTGTGGTGCTGATGGCACTCGCTATTGCTGTTGCAATCATCGGTGGCGGTATCTACTGGCTACTGACGCCACTACGCAAGCTGATCGCTGAATCGCGTAAAACGATCGACAATCCAATTGCCCAGTGGGTCTATACCGGTCGTCGTGATGAGGTGGGCCAGTTACAGCTGGCAATGAAGATGCAGCGCTCTGAGATCAGTGCGGTACTCGACCGTATCGATGACTCGGTGAAACAGATCGAAGAGACCGCTGAACAACTCTCCGCCTCGATCACCCTGACCAAGATGGGCGTTGGTCACCAGGATGAGCAGACCGATCAGGTCGCCACCGCCGTTACCCAGCTCTCCGCCTCAGCCCAGGAGGTGGCACGCAACACCCAGCAGGCCGCCGAGCAGACTCAGACCGCCACCAATGAGGCCAACCACGGTAGCGAAGTTGTCACCAACACCGTCAGCTCTATCAATGCCATCGCCAACGAGGTCGGTGAAGCAAGCGATGTAATCAACCGCCTCAAGAACGAGAGCGAGGATATCGGTACCGTGCTTGATGTCATTCGCGGTATCGCCGAGCAGACCAACCTGCTCGCCCTCAACGCCGCCATCGAGGCGGCACGCGCCGGTGAGCAGGGACGCGGTTTTGCGGTGGTCGCCGACGAGGTTCGCACCCTCGCCTCACGCACCTCATCGGCCACACTTGAGATACAGACGATGATCGAGCGACTCCAGGATGGCGCAACCAAAGCGGTGACGGTGATGGATACCAGCCGCAAACGCACTCAAGAGGGCGTCGATCAATCCTCTGAGGCGGGTGAGGCACTCGATACGATAACCCGCGCCATCTCCACCATCAGCGACATGAATGCACAGATCGCCAACGCCGCCAATGAACAGAGCAGCGTGGTAACCAATATCGAAGAGAACGTCTCGACCATCACCGAGGTAAATGAGCTGACGGTTGATGGCATGCAGCAGACTGCCGATGCGAGTGAATCACTCAGCAAGATGGCACGCAGTCTGGAGTTGATGGCGAAGATGTTTAGCGGTCGCGCCGCCTAG
- a CDS encoding serine/threonine protein kinase yields MANKESQTVSEEITTHPYDALTPEVVLDAVDSFGVVASGSLLALNSYENRVYQVGLDEGEPLIAKFYRPGRWSSEAILEEHAFSHALQEHEIPVVAPLKGENGESLFEHAGFRFALFPRRGGHAPELSDFDHLEWLGRFMARIHAVGASGEFEHRPTLGVAFYGRPALDYLLENDFLPSYLASEYQSLAEQMLQRVDAAFAELPNLQMLRIHGDGHVGNVLWREGPHFVDLDDCMTGPAIQDLWMLLSGERHEMVMQLDALLMGYEEFFEFDLRELTLIEPLRALRMIYYAGWLARRWSDPAFPMAFPWFNSERYWEEQLVALREQLLRLDAPPLTLGA; encoded by the coding sequence GTGGCCAACAAAGAATCCCAAACAGTGAGTGAGGAGATTACAACACACCCTTACGATGCGCTGACCCCCGAGGTGGTACTCGATGCGGTTGATAGCTTCGGCGTGGTGGCGAGCGGTTCGCTGCTGGCGCTTAATAGCTATGAAAATCGCGTCTATCAGGTGGGGCTCGATGAGGGTGAACCGTTGATCGCAAAGTTCTACCGGCCGGGACGCTGGAGCAGCGAGGCGATCCTTGAGGAGCACGCCTTCAGTCACGCCCTGCAGGAGCACGAAATTCCGGTGGTGGCGCCGCTCAAGGGAGAGAATGGTGAGTCTCTCTTTGAGCATGCTGGTTTCCGGTTTGCACTCTTTCCTCGCCGTGGTGGCCATGCCCCGGAGCTGAGCGATTTCGATCATCTTGAGTGGTTGGGGCGCTTCATGGCGCGCATTCATGCGGTGGGTGCCAGTGGTGAATTCGAACATCGACCCACGCTGGGTGTCGCCTTTTACGGCAGACCCGCATTGGATTACCTGCTAGAGAACGACTTTCTTCCGAGCTATTTGGCGTCTGAGTATCAGTCGCTGGCTGAGCAGATGCTGCAACGAGTCGATGCGGCCTTTGCCGAACTTCCCAATTTGCAGATGCTGCGTATCCACGGTGATGGCCACGTCGGCAACGTGCTGTGGCGTGAGGGGCCGCACTTTGTCGATCTCGATGACTGTATGACTGGGCCTGCGATTCAGGATCTCTGGATGCTACTCTCGGGCGAGCGCCACGAGATGGTAATGCAGCTTGATGCACTATTGATGGGATATGAGGAGTTCTTCGAGTTCGATCTGCGTGAACTGACGCTGATCGAGCCACTGCGTGCCTTGCGCATGATCTACTATGCGGGCTGGCTGGCGCGCCGTTGGTCTGATCCCGCCTTCCCGATGGCCTTTCCCTGGTTCAATAGCGAACGTTACTGGGAGGAGCAGCTGGTGGCGCTGCGCGAACAGTTACTGCGCCTGGACGCACCGCCATTAACACTCGGAGCGTAG
- the prlC gene encoding oligopeptidase A, protein MSNPLLEMTGLPPFSAIQPEHVESAIDALLKENRDRVTALLATTEHCSWENLVEPLEYLEDRLNRAWSPVSHMNSVVNSDALRNAYNACLTKLSDYATEMGQNRDLFEAFQQVADGEEYPQLSGPQQKIVDNALRDFRLSGIDLPEAQQQRYKEIMQELSRLTNKFSENLLDATNAWKREVSDESELAGLPESAVQMAKQNAEAEAFEGWLFNLQFPSYFPIITYADNRDLRRELYTAYVTRASDEGPHAGQWDNSELMEQILALRHEAAQLLGFANYAERSLATKMATNPEQVLQFLNDLAERSLPMARHDLDEVRIFARNQHGMEGLEAWDIPYYSEKLRQHKYAVSQEELKPYFPEDRVLKGMFFVIERLYGLSVEEQHDIETWHKDVRFFDIRSEQGELRGQFYLDLYARTNKRGGAWMDECISRHLTADGLQTPVAYLTCNFTAPIGDKPALFTHDEVQTLFHEFGHGLHHMLTRIDHPSVSGISGVPWDVVELPSQFMENWCWERDALNEISGHVESGEALPDDLYEKMIAARNFQSAMQMVRQLEFSLFDFRMHMEFDPERGGRIYELLNEVREEVSVIEPPSFNRFPHSFSHIFSGGYAAGYYSYKWAEVLSADAFSAFEESHIFDRETGLRFLSAILEQGGSREPMELFVEFRGREPTIDALLRHSGLAA, encoded by the coding sequence ATGTCCAACCCGCTACTCGAGATGACCGGTCTACCCCCCTTCTCAGCCATCCAACCGGAGCACGTTGAATCGGCCATCGATGCGCTGTTGAAGGAGAATCGCGACCGGGTCACAGCACTGCTCGCCACCACCGAACACTGCAGCTGGGAGAATCTGGTCGAACCACTCGAGTATCTGGAGGATCGTCTCAACCGCGCCTGGTCACCGGTCAGCCACATGAACTCGGTGGTCAACTCCGATGCACTGCGCAACGCCTACAACGCCTGTCTCACCAAACTGAGCGACTATGCCACCGAGATGGGGCAGAACCGCGACCTCTTCGAGGCGTTCCAGCAGGTCGCCGATGGTGAGGAGTACCCGCAGCTGAGTGGTCCACAGCAGAAGATCGTCGATAACGCCCTGCGTGATTTCCGCCTCTCCGGTATCGATCTGCCCGAGGCACAGCAGCAGCGCTACAAGGAGATCATGCAGGAGCTCTCCAGGCTGACCAATAAGTTCAGCGAAAACCTGCTCGATGCGACCAACGCCTGGAAACGTGAAGTAAGTGATGAGAGTGAACTCGCTGGTCTGCCCGAGAGCGCGGTCCAGATGGCAAAACAGAATGCCGAGGCCGAGGCGTTCGAAGGCTGGCTCTTTAATCTACAGTTCCCCTCCTACTTCCCAATCATCACCTACGCCGACAACCGCGATCTGCGCCGTGAGCTCTACACCGCCTACGTCACCCGCGCCTCCGACGAGGGACCACATGCCGGTCAGTGGGATAACAGCGAGCTGATGGAACAGATCCTGGCACTGCGCCACGAAGCAGCGCAACTACTCGGTTTTGCCAACTACGCCGAGCGTTCGCTCGCCACCAAGATGGCGACCAATCCGGAACAGGTTCTGCAGTTTCTCAACGACCTCGCCGAACGTTCACTGCCGATGGCACGCCACGACCTCGATGAGGTGCGCATCTTCGCACGCAACCAGCACGGCATGGAGGGGCTTGAGGCGTGGGACATCCCCTACTACTCGGAGAAGCTGCGCCAGCATAAATACGCCGTCAGCCAGGAGGAGCTCAAGCCTTACTTCCCGGAGGATCGGGTCTTGAAGGGCATGTTCTTTGTTATCGAACGCCTCTACGGCCTCAGTGTCGAGGAGCAGCACGATATAGAAACCTGGCACAAGGATGTACGTTTTTTCGATATCCGTAGCGAACAGGGTGAGCTGCGTGGCCAGTTCTACCTCGATCTCTATGCGCGCACTAATAAACGCGGTGGTGCCTGGATGGATGAGTGCATCAGTCGGCACCTCACCGCAGACGGCCTGCAGACTCCAGTTGCCTACCTTACCTGCAACTTCACCGCCCCGATCGGTGACAAACCGGCGCTTTTCACCCACGACGAGGTGCAGACCCTGTTCCACGAGTTCGGCCACGGTCTGCACCATATGCTGACCCGCATCGACCACCCAAGCGTCTCGGGCATCAGCGGCGTACCGTGGGACGTGGTCGAGCTGCCGAGTCAGTTCATGGAGAACTGGTGCTGGGAGCGCGATGCACTCAACGAGATCTCCGGCCACGTCGAGAGCGGCGAAGCATTACCCGACGATCTCTACGAAAAGATGATCGCCGCACGCAACTTCCAGTCAGCAATGCAGATGGTGCGTCAGCTCGAATTCTCCCTGTTCGATTTCCGCATGCACATGGAGTTCGACCCGGAGCGTGGCGGTCGTATCTACGAACTGCTCAATGAGGTGCGCGAAGAGGTGTCCGTAATCGAGCCCCCCTCCTTCAACCGATTCCCACACAGCTTCTCACACATTTTCTCCGGTGGTTACGCCGCAGGTTATTACAGCTACAAGTGGGCCGAGGTACTCTCAGCCGATGCCTTCAGCGCCTTCGAGGAGAGTCACATCTTCGATCGCGAGACCGGGCTACGCTTTCTAAGCGCCATTCTCGAGCAGGGCGGTTCACGCGAGCCGATGGAGCTGTTTGTTGAGTTCCGTGGCCGTGAACCGACCATCGACGCACTGCTGCGTCACAGTGGCCTGGCTGCCTAA